From Achromobacter spanius, a single genomic window includes:
- a CDS encoding GAF domain-containing protein yields MTDASPSAALAGVQAIARAYADGQPAAAFQAIDDYARLHLAHALCTVNRYDADAMRVVRLYSSNPQAYPPGGSKDKTGTAWGRHVLLEQRVFVGEGEAAIREFFNDHDAIRSLGLQSVINVPVAYDGVCLGTVNFLMPRPAVSDDDIHAARVAGLLALPAFQALQRAA; encoded by the coding sequence ATGACGGACGCATCTCCCAGCGCGGCGCTGGCCGGCGTGCAGGCCATCGCCCGCGCCTACGCGGACGGCCAGCCGGCCGCTGCCTTCCAGGCGATTGACGACTACGCGCGCCTGCACCTGGCGCATGCCCTGTGCACCGTCAATCGCTACGATGCCGACGCCATGCGCGTGGTGCGCCTGTACAGCTCGAACCCGCAGGCCTACCCGCCGGGCGGCAGCAAGGACAAAACCGGCACGGCATGGGGCCGGCACGTCCTGCTGGAACAGCGGGTGTTCGTGGGCGAAGGAGAGGCGGCGATCCGCGAATTCTTCAACGACCACGACGCCATCCGCAGCCTGGGACTGCAATCGGTCATCAACGTGCCGGTGGCGTACGACGGCGTCTGCCTGGGCACCGTCAACTTCCTGATGCCGCGCCCGGCGGTCTCGGACGACGACATACATGCCGCGCGCGTGGCGGGTTTGCTGGCGCTGCCCGCGTTCCAGGCGCTGCAACGGGCGGCCTGA
- a CDS encoding GFA family protein: protein MIKGSCLCGRVAYEINGPLTDALNCHCEMCRKTHGAAFRSRATVQSKDFVWTQGEDHVTWYASSPGNYRGFCEACGTPLLSRFDQTPDVYGLPLGALDDDPGVKPEAHYHVASKAPWYDITDALPQHPGAMDEAPEHEPLVSPLTFSHGR from the coding sequence ATGATCAAAGGTTCCTGCCTGTGCGGCCGCGTCGCCTACGAGATCAACGGTCCGCTCACCGATGCCCTCAACTGCCATTGCGAGATGTGCCGCAAGACGCACGGCGCGGCCTTCCGCAGCCGAGCCACGGTCCAGTCGAAGGATTTCGTCTGGACGCAGGGCGAAGACCATGTGACCTGGTATGCCTCGTCGCCCGGCAATTACCGGGGATTCTGCGAGGCTTGCGGCACGCCACTGCTCAGCCGCTTTGACCAGACGCCAGACGTCTACGGCCTGCCGCTCGGCGCGCTGGACGACGATCCGGGCGTCAAGCCCGAGGCGCATTACCACGTCGCCAGCAAGGCGCCCTGGTACGACATCACGGACGCGCTGCCCCAGCACCCCGGCGCCATGGACGAAGCGCCGGAGCACGAGCCGCTGGTGTCGCCCCTGACCTTTTCGCACGGAAGATGA
- a CDS encoding SRPBCC family protein: protein MSDYGVVLDPSTLQFTRRLPASVQEVWAWLTESDKRGQWLAFGDMDLMEGGGVTLRFLHADLSSVREPTPEAYKPYEEGLTTQGLITRCEPPHVLSYTWGGSAGAPSEVTFEVSPEDDGARLVLTHRKLATREDMVDVAGGWHTHLNVLAARLAGRDPGPFWSANAAWEAEYQRRIPRR, encoded by the coding sequence ATGAGCGACTACGGCGTCGTACTGGACCCCTCCACCCTGCAATTCACGCGCAGGCTGCCCGCCAGCGTGCAGGAGGTGTGGGCCTGGCTGACGGAATCCGACAAGCGCGGCCAATGGCTGGCATTTGGCGACATGGACCTGATGGAGGGTGGCGGCGTCACCCTGCGGTTCCTGCATGCCGACCTGTCCTCCGTGCGCGAACCGACGCCCGAGGCCTACAAGCCCTACGAGGAAGGCCTGACCACGCAGGGCCTGATCACCCGCTGCGAACCGCCGCATGTGCTCAGCTACACCTGGGGCGGCTCGGCCGGCGCCCCGTCCGAAGTGACGTTCGAGGTGTCCCCCGAAGACGACGGCGCCCGGCTCGTCCTTACGCACCGCAAGCTGGCCACCCGGGAAGACATGGTCGACGTGGCGGGCGGGTGGCACACGCACCTGAATGTCCTGGCGGCACGCCTGGCCGGACGCGACCCGGGTCCCTTCTGGTCGGCCAATGCCGCCTGGGAAGCCGAATACCAGCGCCGCATCCCGCGCCGATAG
- the infA gene encoding translation initiation factor IF-1, with amino-acid sequence MAKEELIELDGIVDEVLPDSRYRVKLDNGIEVGAYASGRIRKHRIRILAGDRVTLEMSPYDLTKGRINFRHKDERAPTMQRPQHHRR; translated from the coding sequence ATGGCTAAAGAAGAACTCATCGAATTGGATGGCATCGTTGACGAAGTGCTGCCCGATAGCCGCTACCGCGTCAAACTGGACAACGGCATCGAAGTCGGCGCCTACGCGTCCGGCCGTATCCGCAAGCACCGCATCCGCATCCTCGCGGGCGATCGCGTCACCCTGGAAATGTCCCCGTACGACCTGACCAAGGGCCGCATCAACTTCCGCCACAAGGACGAGCGCGCCCCCACGATGCAGCGTCCCCAGCACCACCGCCGCTAA
- a CDS encoding peptidoglycan DD-metalloendopeptidase family protein, protein MVDRRSVLRAGLAAAALCLTWPARAQQASYISRKLDARVPGGVAVLSLGDGAAAPQVTYLDRPVMVVREAGKQWIAVVGIPLSVKPGQEQVQVKDAGGTRQVAFTVGAKDYVAQHITLKNRRQVDPNPDDLKRIERELAEQVEAYRGFRAGVTPSNVILDRPVDGGRLSSPFGLRRFFNGQERNPHSGLDFAVPAGTPIKAPAAGVVVLVGDYFFNGKTVFLDHGQGFVSMFCHMSAISVKVGDEVPRGGVVGKVGATGRATGPHLHWNVSLNDARIDPAIFIGAFKP, encoded by the coding sequence GCGCGGGCGCAGCAGGCCAGTTACATCAGCCGCAAGCTCGACGCCCGCGTGCCGGGCGGCGTGGCGGTGCTTAGTCTGGGCGACGGCGCGGCCGCGCCCCAGGTCACGTACCTGGACCGTCCCGTGATGGTGGTGCGAGAGGCAGGCAAGCAGTGGATCGCCGTGGTCGGCATTCCGCTCAGCGTCAAGCCGGGCCAGGAACAGGTCCAGGTCAAGGACGCCGGCGGCACGCGTCAGGTGGCCTTCACGGTCGGCGCCAAGGACTACGTGGCGCAGCACATCACGCTCAAGAACCGGCGCCAGGTGGATCCGAACCCGGACGACCTCAAGCGGATCGAGCGCGAACTGGCCGAGCAGGTCGAGGCCTACCGCGGCTTTCGCGCCGGCGTCACGCCCAGCAACGTGATCCTGGATCGTCCCGTCGACGGCGGACGCCTGTCCAGCCCCTTTGGCCTACGCCGCTTCTTCAACGGCCAGGAACGCAATCCGCATTCGGGACTGGATTTCGCCGTGCCGGCCGGAACGCCCATCAAGGCGCCGGCGGCCGGGGTGGTGGTGCTGGTGGGGGATTATTTCTTCAACGGCAAGACGGTGTTCCTGGACCATGGCCAGGGTTTCGTCAGCATGTTCTGCCACATGTCGGCCATCTCCGTGAAGGTCGGCGACGAGGTGCCGCGCGGCGGCGTGGTGGGCAAGGTGGGAGCGACGGGGCGGGCGACAGGCCCGCATCTGCACTGGAATGTCAGCCTGAACGATGCGCGCATCGATCCGGCGATCTTCATCGGGGCGTTCAAGCCCTGA